A single genomic interval of Celeribacter indicus harbors:
- a CDS encoding c-type cytochrome: MRHVVLTLVALAVLGLAFASAVVGFGLYNVSALAGHFPGVSWVLHSTYRNAVKLRAPATEVPDLTDPDMIALGAGHYATACVPCHAAPEVPRTATARAMVPEPPAITEAIEDWEPGELHWVVYNGIKMSGMPAWPAAGREDEAWPVVAYLEAVRRDAAPVLPEASPREDSTAYCRTCHGDVGGQVPRLDLLTQEEIGAALAAYRDGTRPSGIMQHAVSEVPEADLASLAETFAGRTRSGTETGQDPDPAASLPGEGEEQPLAMRGTRDVPACTACHGTGTAAGEDPGAPALAGQNRAYLEIQLRLWREGIRQGAPKMSAAAQALTDGDIAELADWFSRQPTPQGSAPDARQE, encoded by the coding sequence ATGAGGCACGTCGTTCTCACCCTCGTCGCGCTTGCCGTGCTGGGCCTCGCCTTCGCGAGCGCCGTGGTCGGCTTCGGCCTCTACAACGTGTCCGCCCTGGCCGGCCATTTCCCCGGCGTGAGCTGGGTGCTGCACAGCACCTACCGCAATGCGGTGAAGCTGCGCGCCCCGGCGACGGAGGTGCCGGACCTGACCGATCCCGACATGATTGCGCTTGGGGCCGGGCATTATGCCACCGCCTGCGTCCCCTGCCATGCCGCACCGGAAGTGCCGCGGACGGCCACCGCGCGGGCGATGGTACCGGAACCGCCCGCGATCACCGAAGCGATAGAGGACTGGGAGCCGGGCGAGTTGCACTGGGTGGTCTACAACGGCATCAAGATGAGCGGCATGCCGGCCTGGCCCGCGGCCGGGCGCGAGGACGAGGCATGGCCGGTCGTCGCCTATCTCGAGGCGGTGCGGCGCGACGCGGCGCCGGTGCTGCCCGAGGCGTCGCCGCGCGAGGACAGCACCGCCTATTGCCGGACCTGCCACGGGGACGTGGGCGGACAGGTCCCGCGGCTCGACCTCCTGACGCAGGAGGAGATCGGCGCCGCCCTCGCCGCCTATCGCGACGGCACCCGGCCGAGCGGCATCATGCAGCACGCGGTGAGCGAAGTGCCGGAGGCCGATCTCGCGAGCCTCGCCGAGACCTTCGCGGGCCGCACGCGGAGCGGTACGGAAACCGGACAGGACCCCGATCCCGCCGCGAGCCTTCCGGGGGAGGGGGAAGAGCAGCCGCTCGCCATGCGTGGCACCCGCGATGTGCCCGCCTGCACCGCCTGTCACGGTACGGGGACAGCGGCGGGCGAGGATCCCGGCGCGCCCGCTCTCGCCGGTCAGAACCGCGCCTATCTGGAGATCCAGCTCCGGCTGTGGCGGGAGGGTATCCGGCAGGGCGCGCCCAAGATGAGCGCGGCCGCACAGGCGCTCACCGACGGCGATATCGCGGAGCTGGCCGACTGGTTCTCGCGTCAGCCGACGCCGCAGGGGAGCGCGCCAGATGCCCGACAGGAGTGA
- a CDS encoding exopolysaccharide biosynthesis protein — protein sequence MPDRSERGDGPSSVGEIVDRLADAAERGEEVALENILDTLGRASFVPMLMAAALAVVTPLSGIPLFSSLCGITIALISAQMVIGRDCLWMPRWLGRRTVPAARLKTATDALRKPAGWLDRNSGERLRPLVSPPMDRVISLICMLCGLTMPLLELVPFTSSILGTAVAFLSLTLLVQDGLFALIGFSVIGVAVGVGIYVI from the coding sequence ATGCCCGACAGGAGTGAACGCGGAGACGGACCAAGCTCGGTGGGCGAGATCGTCGATCGGCTGGCAGATGCCGCGGAGCGGGGGGAGGAGGTCGCCCTCGAAAATATTCTCGACACTCTCGGCAGGGCCTCCTTCGTGCCGATGCTGATGGCGGCGGCGCTCGCGGTGGTGACGCCGCTTTCCGGAATTCCGCTGTTCTCGAGCCTTTGCGGCATCACAATCGCCCTGATCTCCGCCCAGATGGTGATCGGGCGGGATTGCCTATGGATGCCGCGCTGGCTCGGCCGCCGCACTGTCCCCGCCGCCCGACTCAAGACGGCAACCGACGCACTTCGCAAACCCGCGGGCTGGCTGGACCGAAACTCGGGGGAACGCCTTCGCCCGCTCGTCTCTCCGCCCATGGACAGGGTGATCAGCCTCATCTGCATGCTGTGCGGCCTCACCATGCCGCTGCTGGAACTGGTGCCCTTCACCTCCTCGATCCTCGGGACGGCGGTGGCCTTCCTCTCGCTCACGCTTCTGGTCCAGGACGGCCTCTTCGCCCTCATCGGATTTTCGGTGATCGGGGTGGCCGTCGGCGTCGGGATCTATGTGATCTGA
- a CDS encoding UDP-glucuronic acid decarboxylase family protein — translation MRSASSPRPVALVAGGAGFVGSHLCDALIARDMRVICVDNFHTGRRENVAPLFNDRRFRLIEADVTEAIKEPLEALDWLFNLASPASPRHYQENPVGTMMTNVAGTNNLLDLARRHGARFVQASTSEVYGDPEIHPQREDYCGNVNPIGPRACYDEGKRAAEALCSDYLRAGQVDVRIARIFNTYGPRMRPDDGRIVSNLIVQSLEGKPLTIYGDGSQTRSFCYVSDLVRGLVALMETEETPEVPINLGNPDEITVLELAQLVQKAIPTASRIVLCDLPQDDPRRRKPDIAQAKARLGWEPEVPLRDGLALTAAWFGISQNRGFDDGAQARPAE, via the coding sequence ATGAGGAGCGCTTCATCCCCTCGTCCCGTCGCTCTCGTTGCCGGCGGTGCCGGTTTCGTCGGCTCGCATCTCTGCGACGCGCTGATTGCCCGCGACATGCGGGTGATCTGCGTCGACAATTTCCACACTGGCCGCCGCGAGAACGTGGCGCCGCTGTTCAACGACCGCCGGTTCCGGCTGATAGAGGCCGATGTCACCGAAGCGATCAAGGAACCGCTCGAGGCGCTCGACTGGCTCTTCAACCTCGCCTCGCCCGCCTCGCCGCGGCACTATCAGGAAAATCCCGTCGGCACGATGATGACCAATGTGGCCGGAACCAACAACCTGCTGGATCTGGCCCGCCGCCACGGCGCGCGTTTCGTGCAGGCCTCCACCAGCGAGGTCTACGGCGATCCGGAAATCCACCCGCAGCGCGAGGATTATTGCGGCAACGTCAATCCGATCGGTCCGCGTGCCTGCTATGACGAGGGCAAGCGCGCGGCAGAGGCGCTGTGTTCCGACTATCTCAGGGCGGGGCAGGTGGATGTGCGCATCGCCCGGATCTTCAACACCTACGGGCCGCGGATGCGCCCGGACGACGGGCGGATCGTGTCGAACCTGATCGTCCAGTCGCTCGAGGGCAAGCCGCTCACGATCTATGGCGACGGATCCCAGACCCGCTCCTTCTGCTACGTCTCGGACCTGGTGCGCGGCCTCGTTGCGCTGATGGAGACCGAGGAGACACCCGAGGTGCCGATCAACCTCGGAAATCCCGACGAGATCACGGTGCTCGAACTCGCGCAACTCGTGCAGAAGGCGATTCCGACCGCTTCCAGGATCGTGCTCTGCGACCTGCCCCAGGACGATCCGCGTCGCCGCAAGCCCGACATCGCGCAGGCGAAGGCGCGGCTCGGCTGGGAACCGGAGGTGCCGTTGCGCGACGGTCTCGCGCTCACCGCGGCATGGTTCGGCATCTCGCAGAACCGCGGTTTCGACGACGGAGCGCAGGCGAGGCCGGCAGAATGA
- a CDS encoding cytochrome P450, whose amino-acid sequence MPSPDGPTRIPAISAPDSTLAFLRDGYDFIATRCDALGTDAFRTRILLRKVTCVRGPEAVAAFYAPGRMSRRGAMPVSVMTLLQDRGSVQTLDGEAHRRRKALFLDLMTPERLEAARAILAEELARAAAEEWRGRKEVVLSDAIGGIMCRTALRWCDLPLEGEDIAALARELSAMIAGAGRIGPDRLRAGLLRARSERRMRDRIAAARQGHGGQGWVIDRLIAHRDADGSALDDAVAAVELLNILRPVVAIGRFIVFAVHARACHTGAAHWLEARGDEAACRAFGEEVRRVYPFFPVIGGRVREAFDWRGERFGEGDWILLDLYGTCRDGSVWPAPAQFDPERHMRPPPPGAMVPQGGGDMEEGHRCPGEDLTRALLTEAIGFFLGLDYEVPAQDLQIPHDRFPPWPRDGMRLGFSR is encoded by the coding sequence ATGCCTTCCCCCGACGGACCGACCCGAATTCCTGCCATCTCGGCGCCCGACAGCACCCTGGCCTTTCTGCGGGACGGCTACGACTTCATTGCGACCCGGTGCGACGCGCTCGGAACCGACGCGTTTCGCACGCGGATCCTGCTCCGGAAAGTCACCTGTGTCAGGGGCCCCGAGGCGGTCGCGGCCTTCTATGCGCCCGGCCGGATGAGCCGGCGCGGAGCGATGCCGGTAAGCGTGATGACCCTGCTTCAGGATCGCGGCAGCGTCCAGACGCTCGACGGGGAGGCACACCGGCGCCGGAAAGCCTTGTTCCTCGACCTCATGACCCCCGAACGGCTGGAGGCGGCGCGGGCGATCCTGGCTGAGGAACTGGCGCGCGCGGCGGCGGAGGAATGGCGCGGTCGGAAGGAGGTGGTCCTGAGCGACGCCATCGGCGGGATCATGTGCCGGACTGCCCTGCGCTGGTGCGATCTGCCGCTCGAGGGCGAGGATATCGCCGCGCTCGCCCGCGAGCTGTCGGCGATGATCGCGGGCGCGGGCAGGATCGGGCCGGACCGGCTGCGCGCGGGCTTGCTGCGCGCACGGTCCGAACGCCGGATGCGCGACCGGATCGCCGCCGCGCGGCAGGGGCATGGCGGGCAAGGCTGGGTGATCGACCGGCTGATCGCTCATCGCGACGCGGATGGCAGCGCCCTCGACGATGCCGTGGCGGCGGTCGAGTTGCTCAACATCCTGCGTCCCGTCGTCGCCATCGGACGTTTCATCGTCTTCGCCGTCCATGCCCGCGCCTGTCATACCGGCGCGGCCCACTGGCTCGAGGCCCGCGGCGACGAGGCCGCCTGCCGCGCCTTCGGAGAGGAGGTGCGGCGGGTCTATCCCTTTTTCCCGGTCATCGGCGGGCGGGTGCGCGAGGCGTTCGACTGGCGGGGAGAACGGTTCGGGGAAGGCGACTGGATCCTTCTCGACCTCTATGGGACCTGCCGCGACGGATCGGTCTGGCCCGCGCCCGCGCAGTTCGATCCCGAGCGGCACATGCGGCCGCCGCCGCCCGGCGCGATGGTGCCACAGGGCGGGGGTGACATGGAGGAAGGACATCGCTGCCCCGGAGAGGATCTCACCCGCGCGCTGCTGACCGAGGCGATCGGATTCTTCCTCGGGCTCGATTACGAGGTGCCTGCGCAGGATCTCCAAATCCCGCATGACCGCTTCCCGCCCTGGCCGCGCGACGGGATGCGCCTCGGCTTTTCGCGTTGA
- a CDS encoding CgeB family protein yields the protein MTPPLDLVFFGLSLSSSWGNGHATTYRALLKGLAREGHRVLFLECDKPWYATRRDLPDPQFCDFGLYRSFGDLARWSDRLVTADAVIVGSYVPDGIALIDELHRLAPRRFAFYDIDTPVTLDALTRRDCDYLAPRQLGLFDLYFSFAGGAALDRLESLGARKALPLYCSVDPDLYRPLDMAPRWDLGYLGTYSPDRQETLEALLFEPARRLPDRRFVVAGAQFPDDLDWPANVEHFEHVPPADHAAFYNRQRFTLNVTRQAMRALGHSPSVRLFEAGACGTAILSDRWTGLGEVLPEGEALLVADGPDDVVAALSLPDARRRQLARTAQEAVLSRHTGEARARDFARMLHTLPTRKEIPA from the coding sequence ATGACGCCGCCACTCGATCTCGTCTTCTTCGGCCTGTCGCTGTCCTCCTCCTGGGGCAACGGCCATGCCACCACCTACCGCGCCCTGCTCAAGGGGCTGGCGCGGGAGGGGCATCGCGTTCTCTTCCTGGAATGCGACAAGCCCTGGTATGCCACGCGCCGCGACCTGCCCGATCCGCAGTTCTGCGATTTCGGCCTCTACCGGAGCTTCGGCGATCTCGCACGCTGGTCGGACCGGCTCGTAACCGCGGATGCGGTGATCGTGGGCTCCTACGTGCCCGATGGCATCGCTCTGATCGACGAGTTGCACCGGCTCGCGCCGCGCCGTTTCGCCTTCTACGATATCGATACGCCCGTGACCCTCGACGCGCTCACGCGGCGGGATTGCGATTATCTCGCCCCCCGGCAGCTCGGCCTGTTCGATCTCTACTTCTCCTTTGCCGGAGGGGCCGCGCTCGACCGCCTGGAGTCGCTGGGCGCGCGCAAGGCCCTGCCGCTCTATTGTTCCGTCGACCCCGATCTCTACCGGCCGCTCGACATGGCGCCGCGCTGGGATCTCGGCTATCTCGGCACCTACAGTCCGGACCGGCAGGAGACGCTCGAGGCGCTGCTGTTCGAACCGGCGCGTCGCCTGCCCGACCGCCGCTTCGTGGTGGCCGGGGCGCAGTTCCCCGACGATCTCGACTGGCCCGCCAACGTCGAACATTTCGAACATGTCCCGCCCGCCGATCATGCCGCCTTCTACAACCGGCAGAGATTCACGCTCAACGTGACGCGGCAGGCGATGCGTGCGCTCGGGCATTCTCCCTCCGTGCGACTTTTCGAGGCCGGCGCCTGCGGCACCGCGATCCTCTCGGATCGCTGGACCGGACTGGGCGAGGTGCTTCCCGAGGGCGAGGCGCTGCTCGTCGCCGACGGGCCCGACGATGTGGTCGCGGCCCTGTCCCTGCCCGACGCGCGGCGAAGGCAACTCGCCCGCACCGCACAGGAGGCGGTGCTGTCCCGCCATACCGGCGAAGCCCGCGCCCGCGATTTCGCCCGGATGCTTCACACCCTGCCCACACGAAAGGAGATCCCCGCATGA
- a CDS encoding TIGR04290 family methyltransferase yields the protein MTDLSRRITDLAPWFHNLRLEGIETAPDHPLGDYPRFKWEGFRHVVPEDLSGCSVLDIGCNAGFYAIEMARRGAARVVGIDSDPRYLAQAALAAEVAGVSIDLRQMSVYDVARLGERFDFVIFMGVFYHLRHPLLALDLLREHVVGDRMLFQSMQRGSTEAAPVQEDYDFDDSSPFERKDWPVLHFVEHRYAGDPTNWFIPNRAAVEALLRTAGFRIVAHPEPEVYLCEVTEAETAEMALARRAG from the coding sequence ATGACCGATCTTTCCCGCCGTATCACCGACCTCGCGCCCTGGTTTCACAACCTGCGCCTCGAGGGAATCGAAACCGCGCCGGATCACCCGCTGGGGGATTATCCGCGCTTCAAATGGGAAGGCTTCCGTCATGTCGTGCCGGAGGATCTGAGCGGATGCAGCGTCCTCGACATCGGCTGCAACGCGGGCTTCTACGCGATCGAGATGGCCCGGCGCGGCGCGGCCCGCGTCGTCGGTATCGACAGCGATCCCCGCTATCTTGCCCAGGCCGCGCTCGCCGCGGAGGTGGCCGGGGTCTCCATCGACCTGCGCCAGATGTCGGTCTACGACGTGGCCCGTCTGGGCGAGCGGTTCGACTTCGTCATCTTCATGGGCGTGTTCTACCACCTGCGCCACCCGCTCCTGGCGCTCGACCTGCTGCGCGAGCACGTCGTTGGCGACCGGATGCTGTTCCAGTCGATGCAGCGCGGCTCCACCGAGGCCGCTCCCGTACAGGAGGACTACGATTTCGACGACAGCTCGCCCTTCGAACGAAAGGACTGGCCGGTGCTGCATTTCGTGGAACATCGCTATGCGGGCGATCCGACCAACTGGTTCATTCCGAACCGCGCCGCCGTCGAGGCGCTTCTCAGGACCGCGGGATTCCGCATCGTCGCCCATCCCGAACCGGAGGTCTACCTGTGCGAAGTGACGGAGGCGGAGACAGCCGAAATGGCGCTCGCGCGCCGCGCCGGCTAG
- the ctaD gene encoding cytochrome c oxidase subunit I codes for MTRSAAPDPRREPRGTYPPEEEMLAEPVPPELARAQAARLREVWQAPKGWRYWSAVNNTEVGKWYSATAFAFMLLAGILALVMRAQLALPENDLMSSDRFNQFFTMHGSAMMFLFAVPMFEAISILLLPGMLGARDMPFPRLSAFGYWCFVIGGVFVMGSLLFDAAPRAGWFMYPPLATEDPGPGSDIWLLGLSFIEIASIAAAVELIVGTLKCRPPGMRVNLMPLYAWYVLVVGGMILFAFPPLIAGDFLFELERSFDWPFFDPERGGDPLLWQHLFWIFGHPEVYIIFLPSIAIAAMIVPTVAQRPIVGYSWIVLSAVGTGFLSFGLWVHHMYTTGLPELSLGFFSAASEGVVIPTGIQLFAFLATLMVGRIRMILPMLWIAGALAVFTMGGLTGVMLALAPFDSQVHDTYFVVAHLHYTLFGGMVFPVIAGIYYYYPFIAKKMLSERLGRWAFWLIFTGFNLTFLPMHYTGLMGMPRRVFTYPGGLGWDVPNLVSSLGSAVIAAGFAVFVWDLVRPKRDQPPVERNPWRGGTLEWTHEIPAEGWGIRSIPYVTSRYPLWDQAKLVERIDAGRFYLADAEEGLRETFVTSVMDGEPVMVQRVGKPTWITHIAALFTGGAFIFPTFHLYTPAILCAGLALAAILYWLWTLTARPPEKDRKDVGLGLTLPTYVSGPESTGWWAMWITMLGDATAFASLVFGFFFYWTTGASFPPEDALHAGGGAVAIAAAGYAVSWALTLSARGLNTRGRVIAARAALLVAALLTLVAALALIAAILPLEPTSHVYPALIWALAVWIVAHSIAGFVMQIYCLAGSLTGKLTPRYDADLWNISLYWHFFLISALVTCAVIGPVARVL; via the coding sequence ATGACCCGGTCCGCCGCTCCCGATCCGCGCCGCGAACCCCGCGGCACCTATCCGCCGGAGGAGGAGATGCTCGCCGAGCCGGTCCCCCCCGAGCTCGCCCGCGCGCAGGCCGCCCGTCTCCGCGAGGTCTGGCAGGCGCCGAAAGGCTGGCGCTACTGGTCAGCGGTGAACAATACGGAGGTAGGAAAGTGGTATTCGGCCACGGCCTTCGCCTTCATGCTGCTGGCGGGGATCCTCGCGCTCGTGATGCGCGCCCAGCTCGCCCTGCCGGAGAACGACCTGATGTCCTCGGACAGATTCAACCAGTTCTTCACCATGCACGGCTCGGCGATGATGTTCCTCTTCGCCGTCCCGATGTTCGAGGCGATCTCGATCCTCCTGCTGCCCGGCATGCTCGGCGCCCGCGACATGCCGTTCCCGCGGCTCTCGGCCTTCGGCTACTGGTGCTTCGTGATCGGCGGCGTCTTCGTCATGGGCTCGCTCCTGTTCGATGCCGCGCCGCGCGCCGGATGGTTCATGTATCCGCCGCTCGCCACCGAGGATCCGGGACCGGGCTCCGACATCTGGCTCCTGGGGCTGTCGTTCATCGAGATCGCCTCCATCGCCGCCGCGGTCGAGTTGATCGTCGGCACGCTCAAATGTCGCCCGCCGGGCATGCGCGTGAACCTCATGCCGCTCTACGCGTGGTACGTGCTCGTCGTCGGCGGGATGATCCTCTTCGCCTTCCCGCCGCTGATCGCCGGGGATTTCCTCTTCGAACTCGAACGCAGCTTCGACTGGCCGTTCTTCGACCCGGAGCGCGGCGGGGATCCGCTGCTCTGGCAGCACCTGTTCTGGATCTTCGGCCATCCGGAGGTCTACATCATCTTCCTGCCCTCGATCGCCATCGCCGCGATGATCGTGCCCACCGTCGCGCAGCGCCCCATCGTCGGCTATTCCTGGATTGTGCTCTCCGCCGTCGGCACCGGGTTCCTGAGTTTCGGCCTCTGGGTGCACCACATGTACACGACCGGCCTGCCCGAACTCTCCCTCGGCTTCTTTTCGGCCGCCTCCGAAGGGGTGGTCATCCCCACGGGAATCCAGCTTTTCGCCTTTCTCGCGACGCTGATGGTCGGGCGCATCCGCATGATCCTGCCGATGCTCTGGATCGCCGGCGCGCTCGCGGTCTTCACCATGGGCGGGCTGACCGGCGTCATGCTCGCCCTCGCGCCGTTCGACTCGCAGGTGCACGACACCTATTTCGTCGTCGCGCACCTGCACTACACGCTGTTCGGCGGGATGGTCTTTCCGGTGATCGCCGGGATCTATTACTACTATCCCTTCATCGCCAAGAAGATGCTGTCCGAGCGGCTCGGCCGCTGGGCCTTCTGGCTGATCTTCACCGGGTTCAACCTGACCTTCCTGCCCATGCACTATACCGGCCTCATGGGCATGCCGCGCCGCGTCTTCACCTATCCCGGCGGGCTCGGCTGGGACGTTCCGAACCTCGTGTCCTCCCTCGGGTCGGCGGTGATCGCTGCGGGATTCGCCGTCTTCGTCTGGGATCTCGTGCGGCCGAAACGCGACCAGCCGCCGGTCGAACGCAACCCCTGGCGCGGCGGGACGCTCGAATGGACCCATGAAATACCGGCGGAGGGATGGGGCATCCGCTCCATCCCCTATGTCACCAGCCGCTATCCGCTCTGGGACCAGGCGAAGCTCGTGGAGCGGATCGACGCCGGGCGCTTTTACCTGGCGGATGCCGAGGAGGGGTTGCGCGAGACGTTCGTCACCTCCGTCATGGACGGCGAACCGGTGATGGTGCAGCGGGTGGGCAAGCCGACATGGATCACCCATATCGCCGCGCTCTTCACCGGCGGGGCCTTCATCTTCCCGACCTTCCACCTCTACACCCCCGCGATCCTCTGCGCCGGCCTGGCTCTCGCCGCCATCCTCTACTGGCTCTGGACCCTGACGGCGCGGCCGCCGGAAAAGGACCGAAAGGACGTCGGGCTGGGGCTGACGCTGCCGACCTATGTCTCGGGTCCGGAATCGACCGGATGGTGGGCGATGTGGATCACCATGCTCGGGGACGCCACTGCCTTCGCCTCCCTGGTCTTCGGCTTCTTCTTCTACTGGACCACCGGAGCGTCCTTCCCCCCCGAGGATGCACTGCATGCCGGGGGAGGCGCGGTGGCGATCGCGGCGGCCGGCTATGCCGTGAGCTGGGCGCTGACGCTCTCGGCGCGCGGGCTCAACACGCGTGGGCGGGTCATCGCGGCGCGCGCGGCCCTGCTCGTCGCCGCGCTCCTCACGCTCGTCGCCGCTCTTGCGCTGATCGCGGCGATCCTGCCGCTGGAACCGACCTCGCATGTCTATCCGGCGCTCATCTGGGCCCTCGCCGTGTGGATCGTGGCGCATTCCATCGCGGGCTTCGTGATGCAGATCTACTGCCTCGCCGGAAGCCTCACCGGAAAACTCACGCCGCGCTACGATGCGGATCTGTGGAACATCTCTCTCTACTGGCATTTCTTCCTGATATCGGCGCTCGTGACCTGCGCCGTGATCGGACCCGTCGCGAGGGTGCTATGA
- a CDS encoding cytochrome c oxidase subunit II has translation MRATRSFLPARPGPRPAAGLVAVVVLSGCAGRQSVLDPAGTDAAALSVLFTGLLIGAVVLWLAMNGMFYYFIRRRLGTLPERYGRLVIFYGGVVTPTLLIGATLVWGLSLLPDQRLPGEGLRVRVTGEQWWWRVEYWPDGAAEPVVSANEIRLPAGRRTEFVLDSDQVIHSFWIPALGGKMDMFPGRETRMSLHPETPGVYRGQCAEFCGTSHAWMAFETVVMPEEEFEDWLAAEAEDARPPASAAAERGAALFRREGCGACHAVRGTDAIGQVGPDLTHLGARHSIGAARIGTSTEEIAAWIRDAGAFKPDVRMPAYPDLTDAESRDIALYLKDLK, from the coding sequence GTGAGGGCCACGCGTTCCTTCCTCCCCGCGCGCCCCGGCCCGCGGCCTGCGGCCGGACTGGTCGCGGTCGTGGTGCTGTCGGGCTGCGCCGGACGGCAATCCGTGCTCGATCCTGCCGGGACGGACGCCGCGGCGCTGTCGGTACTGTTCACCGGCCTGCTGATCGGAGCCGTCGTACTCTGGCTCGCGATGAACGGGATGTTCTACTACTTCATCCGCCGCAGGCTCGGCACCCTGCCCGAACGCTACGGCCGCCTCGTCATCTTCTATGGCGGGGTTGTGACGCCGACGCTCCTGATCGGCGCGACCCTCGTCTGGGGCCTGTCGCTTCTGCCGGACCAGCGGCTGCCGGGGGAGGGGCTGCGCGTCCGCGTGACGGGCGAGCAATGGTGGTGGCGGGTGGAATACTGGCCTGACGGTGCTGCGGAACCCGTCGTCTCCGCCAATGAGATCCGCCTTCCTGCGGGACGGCGCACGGAATTCGTGCTCGATTCCGATCAGGTCATCCATTCCTTCTGGATCCCTGCACTGGGCGGCAAGATGGACATGTTTCCTGGCCGCGAGACCCGCATGAGCCTGCATCCGGAGACACCGGGCGTCTATCGCGGCCAATGTGCCGAATTCTGCGGCACGAGCCATGCCTGGATGGCCTTCGAGACGGTTGTGATGCCGGAGGAGGAGTTCGAGGACTGGCTGGCCGCCGAGGCGGAGGACGCCCGCCCGCCCGCCAGTGCCGCCGCGGAGCGCGGCGCCGCGCTCTTTCGCCGCGAGGGCTGCGGCGCCTGTCATGCGGTCCGCGGCACCGACGCCATCGGACAGGTCGGACCCGATCTCACCCACCTGGGCGCGCGCCATTCGATCGGCGCGGCGCGGATCGGCACCTCCACGGAGGAGATCGCGGCCTGGATCCGCGATGCCGGCGCGTTCAAGCCCGACGTGCGCATGCCCGCCTATCCCGACCTGACGGACGCGGAAAGCCGCGACATCGCCCTCTATCTGAAGGATCTGAAATGA
- a CDS encoding cytochrome c oxidase assembly protein — protein sequence MRPIFLLPALALLALLWAAPLDDWLPAFPVHMLRHMGLVAVAAPLLVLGLPPHAGRVAIQPLLAAVIEFLLVWGWHLPAAHALGRLSGAGFAAEQASFLLAGVLVWAGCLRAGHPLAGAGGLLLTSMHMTLLGALLILAPRDLYAEICGTAPDLDGQQVGGILMLAIGTPVYLFGGIALTGRALAEEPA from the coding sequence ATGAGGCCGATCTTCCTCCTCCCCGCCCTCGCGCTTCTCGCGCTCCTCTGGGCCGCGCCGCTGGACGACTGGCTGCCGGCCTTTCCGGTGCACATGCTGCGTCACATGGGGCTCGTCGCGGTGGCCGCGCCGCTCCTCGTCCTCGGACTGCCGCCCCATGCCGGTCGGGTCGCCATCCAGCCGCTTCTGGCGGCGGTGATCGAATTCCTGCTCGTCTGGGGCTGGCACCTTCCGGCGGCCCATGCGCTCGGCCGGCTCTCCGGAGCGGGCTTCGCGGCGGAACAGGCGAGCTTCCTGCTTGCCGGCGTGCTCGTCTGGGCCGGCTGCCTGAGGGCCGGGCATCCGCTCGCGGGAGCGGGCGGGCTCCTGCTGACCTCCATGCACATGACCCTTCTGGGCGCGCTGCTGATCCTTGCGCCGCGCGATCTCTATGCCGAGATCTGCGGCACCGCGCCCGACCTCGACGGCCAGCAGGTCGGTGGCATCCTCATGCTCGCCATCGGCACACCGGTCTATCTGTTCGGCGGCATCGCCCTCACCGGCCGCGCCCTGGCGGAGGAACCGGCATGA
- a CDS encoding glucose dehydrogenase: MTDLQPEARRTPQSATRTRSGGYIATVVLAVVLAVFGLVLLGGGIWLITLGGSWYYAIAGLGLCITAWLLVRASMAALWIYLLTYVFTVIWALWEKGFDGWAQVPRLVAPTVVLILVLITIPVLRGPRQPRGTVAEPV, encoded by the coding sequence ATGACCGATCTACAGCCGGAGGCGCGCCGCACCCCCCAGTCAGCAACCCGCACCAGAAGCGGTGGATATATCGCCACGGTCGTTCTCGCCGTGGTGCTTGCCGTTTTCGGCCTCGTCCTCTTGGGGGGCGGCATATGGCTCATTACCCTCGGCGGAAGCTGGTACTATGCCATTGCTGGCCTCGGTCTCTGCATCACCGCGTGGCTGCTCGTGCGCGCGTCGATGGCCGCGCTCTGGATCTATCTTCTCACCTATGTGTTCACCGTGATTTGGGCGCTGTGGGAGAAGGGGTTCGACGGCTGGGCACAGGTGCCCCGGCTCGTGGCGCCCACGGTCGTCCTGATTCTCGTGCTCATCACCATCCCCGTCCTGCGTGGTCCGCGTCAGCCGCGCGGGACGGTGGCCGAGCCGGTGTGA